From a single Pseudomonas serboccidentalis genomic region:
- a CDS encoding Lon protease family protein, whose protein sequence is MPDPVAASLRLAPEALTRPFSAEQFSFTTTNDLEPFRGVLGQERAVEALQFGVAMPRPGYNVFVMGEPGTGRFSFVKRYLKAEGKRLQTPADWVYVNNFDEPREPRALELPSGTAGAFIGDINGLIDNLLATFPAVFEHPSYQQKKSAIDRAFNQRYDKALDVIERLALEKDVALYRDSSNIAFTPMLEGKALDEAEFSQLPEAERERFHEDISGLEERLNEELASLPQWKRESNNQLRQLNEETITLALQPLLSPLSEKYAENAAVCGYLQAMQVYLLKTVVEQLVDDSKTDAVARKLLEEQYAPSLVVGHPFSGGAPVVFEPHPTYENLFGRIEYTTDQGALYTTYRQLRPGALHRANGGFLILEAEKMLSEPFVWDALKRALQSRKLKMESPLGEMGRFATVTLNPQHIPLQVKVVIIGARQLYYTLQDLDPDFQEMFRVLVDFDEDIPMVDESLEQFAQLLKTRTSEEGMAPLTADAVARLATYSARLAEHQGRLSARIGDLFQLVSEADFIRHLAGDEMTDAGHIERALKAKATRTGRVSARILDDMLAGIILIDTDGAAVGKCNGLTVLEVGDSAFGVPARISATVYPGGSGIVDIEREVNLGQPIHSKGVMILTGYLGSRYAQEFPLAISASIALEQSYGYVDGDSASLGEACTLISALSRTPLKQCFAITGSINQFGEVQAVGGVNEKIEGFFRLCEARGLTGEQGAIIPQANVATLMLDEKVLAAVRAGQFHVYAVRQADEALSLLVGEPAGEPDAEGQFPEGSVNARVVERLRVIAEMISEEDLKEAEKELAQEALAEAKPA, encoded by the coding sequence ATGCCTGATCCTGTTGCTGCCAGCTTGCGTCTTGCGCCTGAAGCGCTGACCCGTCCGTTTTCCGCTGAACAGTTCAGCTTCACTACCACCAATGATCTGGAGCCCTTTCGCGGTGTGCTTGGCCAGGAACGTGCGGTCGAAGCCTTGCAGTTCGGTGTGGCCATGCCACGCCCCGGTTACAACGTCTTTGTCATGGGCGAACCCGGCACTGGCCGCTTCTCGTTCGTCAAACGCTATCTGAAAGCCGAAGGCAAACGCCTGCAGACCCCGGCGGACTGGGTCTACGTCAACAACTTCGATGAACCGCGTGAACCTCGTGCGCTGGAGCTGCCTTCGGGCACGGCCGGCGCGTTCATCGGTGACATCAACGGTTTGATCGATAACCTGCTGGCGACGTTCCCGGCGGTGTTCGAGCACCCGTCCTACCAGCAGAAAAAAAGTGCCATCGATCGCGCCTTCAATCAGCGCTACGACAAGGCGCTGGACGTCATCGAACGTCTGGCCCTGGAAAAAGACGTCGCCCTGTACCGCGACAGCAGCAACATCGCCTTCACCCCGATGCTCGAAGGCAAGGCGCTGGATGAAGCCGAGTTTTCGCAATTGCCGGAAGCCGAGCGCGAGCGTTTCCACGAGGACATTTCCGGTCTCGAAGAGCGGCTGAACGAAGAACTCGCCAGCCTGCCGCAGTGGAAGCGTGAGTCGAACAATCAACTGCGTCAGCTCAACGAAGAAACCATCACCCTGGCCTTGCAGCCGCTGTTGTCGCCGCTGTCCGAGAAGTACGCGGAGAACGCCGCAGTCTGCGGTTACCTGCAGGCGATGCAGGTGTACCTGCTGAAAACCGTGGTCGAGCAACTGGTCGACGACAGCAAGACCGACGCGGTAGCGCGCAAGCTGCTGGAAGAGCAATACGCGCCGAGCCTGGTGGTCGGTCACCCGTTCAGTGGCGGTGCGCCAGTGGTGTTCGAGCCGCACCCGACTTACGAAAACCTGTTCGGCCGCATCGAATACACCACCGATCAGGGCGCGCTTTACACCACCTATCGCCAGTTGCGCCCGGGTGCACTGCATCGCGCCAACGGCGGCTTCCTGATTCTGGAAGCGGAAAAAATGCTCAGCGAGCCATTCGTGTGGGACGCGCTTAAACGCGCCCTGCAATCGCGCAAGCTGAAAATGGAATCGCCGCTGGGCGAGATGGGCCGTTTCGCCACCGTGACCCTCAATCCGCAGCACATTCCGCTGCAGGTCAAAGTGGTGATCATCGGTGCGCGGCAGTTGTATTACACGCTGCAGGACCTGGATCCGGATTTCCAGGAGATGTTCCGGGTGCTGGTCGACTTCGACGAAGACATCCCGATGGTCGACGAAAGCCTGGAGCAGTTCGCCCAGTTGCTGAAAACCCGCACCTCGGAAGAAGGCATGGCGCCGCTGACCGCCGATGCAGTGGCGCGTCTGGCGACCTACAGCGCACGTCTGGCCGAGCATCAGGGGCGTTTGTCGGCGCGTATCGGCGACCTGTTCCAGCTGGTCAGCGAGGCGGACTTCATTCGTCATCTGGCCGGTGATGAAATGACCGATGCCGGGCACATCGAACGCGCGCTGAAAGCCAAGGCCACGCGTACTGGCCGCGTATCGGCGCGGATTCTCGACGACATGCTTGCCGGGATCATCCTGATCGACACCGACGGTGCCGCGGTCGGCAAGTGCAACGGACTGACCGTGCTGGAAGTCGGTGATTCGGCGTTCGGTGTCCCGGCGCGGATTTCCGCCACGGTGTATCCGGGCGGCAGCGGCATCGTCGACATCGAACGCGAGGTCAACCTCGGGCAGCCAATCCACTCCAAGGGGGTGATGATCCTCACCGGTTATCTGGGCAGCCGTTACGCCCAGGAATTCCCGCTGGCGATTTCCGCGAGCATCGCGCTGGAGCAATCCTACGGTTACGTCGATGGCGACAGTGCGTCGCTGGGCGAGGCCTGCACACTGATTTCGGCGCTGTCGAGAACCCCGCTCAAGCAGTGCTTTGCAATCACCGGTTCGATCAACCAGTTCGGCGAAGTGCAGGCGGTCGGAGGGGTCAACGAGAAGATCGAAGGCTTCTTCCGCCTCTGCGAAGCTCGCGGGTTGACCGGCGAGCAGGGCGCGATCATTCCGCAGGCCAACGTCGCCACGCTGATGCTCGACGAGAAGGTGCTGGCAGCGGTGCGTGCCGGGCAGTTCCACGTGTACGCGGTGCGTCAGGCCGATGAGGCGTTGAGCCTGCTGGTGGGCGAGCCGGCCGGTGAGCCGGATGCCGAAGGCCAGTTCCCCGAGGGCAGCGTCAACGCGCGGGTGGTCGAGCGTCTGCGGGTGATTGCCGAGATGATCAGCGAAGAAGACCTGAAAGAGGCCGAGAAGGAACTGGCGCAGGAGGCGTTGGCAGAGGCCAAGCCGGCCTGA
- a CDS encoding DUF3015 domain-containing protein, with protein sequence MKRILLGTLFTAVSINAMAQAPGGPDCGWGNMLFEGQRGTPAHFLASTTNGTSGNATFGMTSGTNGCSTNASLTYGGKSWFAMNGMMNELSEDMAKGNGEALTTYAVVLGVAPEDRAHFAAVTHEHFQQIFSKADVTAEDVHTNTLAVLKADPRLAKYATQA encoded by the coding sequence ATGAAACGGATTCTTCTCGGTACTCTCTTCACCGCTGTATCCATCAATGCCATGGCGCAAGCCCCGGGTGGCCCGGATTGCGGTTGGGGCAACATGCTGTTCGAAGGACAGCGTGGCACCCCGGCACACTTCCTGGCATCCACCACCAACGGCACTTCCGGTAACGCCACGTTCGGTATGACTTCCGGCACCAACGGTTGCTCGACCAACGCGTCGCTGACTTACGGCGGTAAATCCTGGTTCGCCATGAATGGCATGATGAACGAGCTGTCCGAAGACATGGCAAAAGGCAACGGCGAAGCGCTGACGACTTATGCCGTGGTACTGGGCGTGGCGCCGGAAGACCGTGCGCACTTCGCCGCTGTCACTCACGAGCACTTCCAGCAGATCTTCAGCAAGGCTGACGTGACCGCCGAAGACGTGCATACCAACACCCTGGCCGTACTGAAAGCAGATCCTCGTCTGGCCAAGTACGCGACTCAGGCTTAA
- a CDS encoding DUF4105 domain-containing protein, which translates to MLKRLAWLALCVCAPLSAAPHVDPQRLQQLANDRFWISLGHYETAKLGGWRSYVSDKKFFLAADGNEHPDHELAATVQALYAPASLGEQHAQCVYPARTRWLKAQLNLTDLPAPDCAEFKKWFKDVSPHSAVMIFPAAYLNSPSSMFGHTLLRIDQADVQADKTALLSYAINFGAYIEGSDNSILYAWKGLMGGYPGLFALVPYQEKLSEYRSLENRDLWEYRLNLTQAETARMVEHVWELKQIQFDYFFFDENCSYRLLELLQVARPSLRLTEQFPLTAIPTDTVKAVKEAGLVESIEYRPSRERELLSRAEPLNSDEQQWVLKVSADQQVLQTPTFKALPRDRQALIIDAAYRLERYRANGQERDAQRAQRSFELLRAINKNPAPDLQIPQPGLPEDGHESRTWQAGVGTRGDRAFGEYGLRMAYHDLNDNAESFPLGAQIEILQMKLRQYEGNQWQFQQLDLATIRSLTPRNELLQPLSWQVTGGLERVPGKHDDETLVSHVNGGGGGTWQLGEDMLGFALGTVRIEHNNDFAGFVVPAGGFNTGVLWKNPLGNLSVEAKGDYFTNGEVRRSLSLNQQWELSRNLGLRLSAQREFSHLATPETEVMLEVKWYHY; encoded by the coding sequence ATGCTCAAACGCCTTGCCTGGCTGGCGCTCTGTGTCTGCGCCCCGCTGTCCGCCGCGCCCCACGTCGACCCTCAACGTTTGCAGCAACTGGCCAATGATCGCTTCTGGATTTCCCTCGGCCACTACGAAACCGCCAAGCTCGGTGGCTGGCGCAGCTATGTCAGCGACAAGAAGTTTTTCCTCGCCGCCGACGGCAATGAACACCCTGACCATGAACTGGCCGCCACCGTGCAAGCGCTGTACGCACCGGCCAGTCTTGGCGAGCAGCACGCGCAGTGCGTCTACCCGGCGCGCACGCGCTGGCTGAAAGCGCAACTCAACCTCACCGACCTGCCCGCCCCCGATTGCGCCGAATTCAAAAAGTGGTTCAAGGACGTCTCGCCGCACAGCGCGGTGATGATCTTCCCGGCGGCGTACCTCAACAGCCCGTCATCGATGTTCGGCCACACCCTGCTGCGCATCGACCAGGCCGACGTGCAGGCCGACAAGACCGCGCTGCTCAGCTACGCGATCAACTTCGGCGCCTACATCGAAGGCTCCGACAACAGCATCCTCTATGCCTGGAAAGGCTTGATGGGCGGCTACCCGGGGCTGTTCGCGCTGGTGCCGTATCAGGAAAAACTCTCCGAGTACCGCAGCCTGGAAAACCGCGACCTGTGGGAATACCGGCTGAACCTGACGCAAGCAGAAACCGCGCGCATGGTCGAGCATGTGTGGGAGCTGAAGCAGATCCAGTTCGACTATTTCTTCTTCGACGAAAACTGCTCATATCGCCTGCTCGAACTGCTGCAAGTGGCGCGCCCGAGCCTGCGCCTGACCGAACAATTCCCGCTGACCGCGATCCCCACCGACACGGTCAAAGCGGTGAAGGAAGCCGGGCTGGTGGAAAGCATCGAATACCGCCCGTCCCGCGAGCGTGAACTGCTCAGTCGCGCCGAGCCGTTGAACAGTGACGAACAGCAATGGGTGCTGAAAGTCAGCGCCGATCAACAGGTGTTGCAGACCCCGACCTTCAAGGCCCTGCCCCGGGATCGTCAGGCATTGATCATCGATGCCGCGTACCGTCTGGAGCGCTACCGCGCCAACGGTCAGGAACGTGATGCGCAACGGGCGCAGCGCAGCTTCGAACTGCTGCGAGCGATCAACAAGAACCCGGCACCGGACCTGCAAATTCCACAACCGGGCCTGCCGGAAGACGGCCACGAATCACGCACCTGGCAGGCCGGTGTCGGCACCCGGGGTGATCGTGCCTTCGGCGAGTACGGCTTGCGTATGGCCTATCACGACCTCAACGACAACGCCGAAAGCTTCCCCCTCGGCGCGCAGATTGAAATCCTGCAGATGAAGCTGCGTCAGTACGAAGGCAACCAGTGGCAGTTCCAGCAACTGGACCTGGCGACCATTCGCTCGCTGACCCCGCGCAATGAGTTGCTGCAACCGCTGTCGTGGCAAGTCACTGGCGGCCTTGAGCGCGTGCCCGGCAAACACGATGACGAAACCCTGGTCAGCCACGTCAATGGTGGTGGCGGCGGCACCTGGCAACTGGGTGAAGACATGCTCGGTTTTGCCCTCGGCACCGTGCGCATCGAGCACAACAATGACTTCGCCGGGTTCGTCGTTCCGGCCGGCGGCTTCAACACCGGCGTGCTGTGGAAAAACCCGCTGGGCAATCTCAGCGTCGAGGCCAAGGGTGATTACTTCACCAACGGCGAAGTACGCCGCAGCCTGAGTCTGAATCAGCAGTGGGAGCTGTCGCGAAACCTGGGTTTGCGCCTGAGTGCGCAGCGTGAGTTCAGCCACCTGGCCACACCTGAAACCGAAGTGATGCTCGAAGTGAAGTGGTATCACTACTGA
- a CDS encoding GreA/GreB family elongation factor, with the protein MSRAFVNEDNAAAQADQPVERQVSAQPNYVTPQGLAQLQAKVAELQRLHAEQSANGEQADKQRLADLERDLRYFNQRLGSAQVAAAATSTDKVQIGSWVTYADEHNTERRVQLVGEDQADASQGLINWGSPLGRALLGARLNDEVLWQRPAGDQVIEVIRIEPA; encoded by the coding sequence ATGAGCCGCGCTTTCGTCAACGAAGACAACGCCGCTGCGCAAGCCGATCAGCCCGTTGAACGGCAGGTCAGCGCGCAGCCCAATTACGTCACACCGCAGGGGCTGGCGCAGTTGCAGGCCAAAGTCGCCGAACTGCAACGCCTGCACGCCGAGCAATCGGCCAACGGCGAGCAGGCCGATAAACAGCGCCTGGCGGATCTGGAACGGGATCTGCGCTATTTCAATCAGCGCCTGGGCAGCGCGCAGGTCGCTGCCGCCGCGACCTCTACCGACAAAGTGCAGATCGGCAGCTGGGTGACCTACGCCGACGAACACAACACCGAGCGCCGGGTGCAATTGGTCGGCGAAGATCAGGCTGATGCCAGCCAAGGCCTGATCAACTGGGGCTCGCCACTGGGCCGGGCGCTGCTCGGCGCGCGGCTCAATGACGAAGTGCTGTGGCAGCGCCCCGCTGGCGATCAGGTGATTGAAGTGATTCGCATCGAACCGGCTTAA
- the gdhA gene encoding NADP-specific glutamate dehydrogenase, which produces MIESVESFLARLKKRDPDQPEFHQAVEEVLRSLWPFLEANPHYLTSGILERICEPERAVVFRVSWVDDQGKVQVNRGFRIQMNSAIGPYKGGLRFHPSVNLGVLKFLAFEQTFKNSLTSLPMGGGKGGSDFDPKGKSDAEVMRFCQAFMSELYRHIGADVDVPAGDIGVGAREIGFLFGQYKRLSNQFTSVLTGKGMTYGGSLIRPEATGFGCVYFAEEMLKRREQTIEGKRVAISGSGNVAQYAARKVMDLGGKVISLSDSEGTLYCESGLSEEQWLALLELKNVKRGRISELAAAFGLEFRAGQLPWSLPCDIALPCATQNELDADAARTLLRNGCVCVAEGANMPTTLAAVDIFIEAGILFAPGKASNAGGVAVSGLEMSQNAMRLLWTAGEVDSKLHAIMQSIHHACVHYGEESGQINYVKGANIAGFVKVADAMLAQGVV; this is translated from the coding sequence ATGATCGAATCCGTCGAATCCTTCCTCGCCCGGCTGAAAAAACGCGACCCGGATCAACCCGAATTCCACCAGGCCGTCGAAGAAGTCCTGCGCAGCCTGTGGCCGTTTCTCGAAGCCAATCCGCATTACCTGACCTCGGGCATTCTGGAGCGCATCTGCGAGCCGGAGCGGGCGGTGGTGTTCCGTGTGTCGTGGGTCGACGATCAGGGCAAGGTTCAGGTCAATCGCGGTTTCCGCATCCAGATGAACAGCGCCATTGGCCCGTACAAGGGCGGCTTGCGCTTCCATCCTTCGGTGAACCTGGGCGTGCTCAAGTTTCTGGCCTTCGAACAGACCTTCAAGAACTCCCTGACCTCGTTGCCCATGGGCGGCGGCAAGGGCGGTTCGGACTTCGATCCGAAGGGCAAGAGCGACGCTGAAGTGATGCGTTTCTGCCAGGCGTTCATGAGCGAGCTGTACCGCCATATTGGCGCCGACGTCGATGTGCCGGCCGGTGATATCGGTGTCGGTGCGCGGGAGATCGGTTTCCTGTTCGGCCAGTACAAACGCCTGAGCAACCAGTTCACCAGCGTCCTGACCGGCAAGGGCATGACCTATGGCGGCAGCCTGATTCGCCCGGAAGCCACCGGTTTCGGTTGCGTGTATTTCGCTGAAGAGATGCTCAAACGTCGCGAGCAAACCATCGAAGGCAAACGCGTGGCGATCTCCGGTTCCGGCAACGTCGCCCAGTACGCGGCGCGCAAGGTCATGGACCTGGGCGGTAAAGTGATTTCGCTGTCCGACTCCGAAGGCACGCTGTACTGCGAGTCGGGCCTGAGTGAAGAGCAATGGCTGGCGCTGCTGGAACTGAAGAACGTCAAACGCGGACGCATCAGCGAGCTGGCGGCAGCCTTTGGCCTGGAATTTCGCGCCGGGCAGTTGCCGTGGTCGCTGCCGTGCGACATCGCGCTGCCGTGCGCCACCCAGAACGAACTCGACGCTGACGCCGCGCGTACCCTGTTGCGCAATGGCTGCGTGTGCGTGGCCGAAGGCGCGAACATGCCGACCACGCTTGCGGCTGTGGATATCTTCATCGAGGCTGGCATTCTGTTCGCCCCGGGCAAGGCGTCCAACGCGGGCGGGGTGGCGGTGAGCGGTCTGGAGATGTCGCAGAACGCCATGCGGCTGCTGTGGACGGCGGGTGAGGTGGACAGCAAGCTGCACGCGATCATGCAGTCGATTCACCACGCCTGCGTGCATTACGGCGAAGAGAGCGGGCAGATCAACTACGTCAAAGGCGCGAACATCGCCGGCTTCGTCAAAGTGGCGGATGCGATGCTCGCTCAGGGTGTGGTTTAA